A genomic region of Anas platyrhynchos isolate ZD024472 breed Pekin duck chromosome 9, IASCAAS_PekinDuck_T2T, whole genome shotgun sequence contains the following coding sequences:
- the LOC113840478 gene encoding LOW QUALITY PROTEIN: GTPase-activating Rap/Ran-GAP domain-like protein 3 (The sequence of the model RefSeq protein was modified relative to this genomic sequence to represent the inferred CDS: substituted 2 bases at 2 genomic stop codons): MAARKPMLENCVSRHALGTQHGLQEVQCPRTASPGMLCAPNMASMVWVNPGHEDGLGEALFESSPAEKGLGVLALNLKTTVKGDTPPTLATTSFCKKEPWESQSFCSNFPHEVVCADSWGQSLLVSTDAGILLIDDGQPSVQVFDKTLQIKQMHVLEALDLLIARTDERKDSRLLVFRLSAVQKDIETKQMIRSKYDCRENKLERTKGCHLHAINTRHGSELRIVVAIRNKLLLITKKYNPYNSLTSSSLLSLPESPVDEFQYIWEICLSDPPVVMTLVDGPTGDSDDMICVAYRHQFDLVNESIGESYRLHHVEANKVNFVAAIDVYEDGEAGLLLCYNYVCQYRKVDPFNGGSPLIQSSAFXLSNFXTNFQFSWNQVPYAVVCAFPSILAFTTDSIEIQLVVSGNLVHTAFVPELQLVASRSDIYLKATAAVRGSSHSSSKEMSSSSPQAPTAYEIPECPLSS, encoded by the exons ATGGCTGCCCGAAAGCCCATGCTGGAGAACTGCGTCTCCCgacatgctctgggcacccaacatggcctccagGAAGTCCAGTGCCCGAGAACTGCATCTCCCGGCATGCTCTgcgcacccaacatggcctccatGGTTTGGGTCAATCCTGGGCATGAAGACGGACTAGGAGAAGCACTCTTtgagagcagtcctgcagagaagggcttgggggttctg GCGCTGAATTTGAAAACCACTGTGAAAGGGGATACACCACCTACCCTGGCAACCACCAGCTTCTGTAAAAAGGAG CCTTGGGAGTCCCAATCTTTCTGCAGTAATTTTCCTCATGAAGTTGTCTGTGCAGATTCCTGGGGCCAGTCCTTGCTGGTTTCTACAGACGCTGGCATCTTGTTAATTGATG atgGTCAGCCATCAGTTCAAGTATTTGATAAAACTCTCCAAATAAAGCAGATGCATGTGTTGGAAGCTCTGGATCTTTTGATTGCCCGAACAGACGAAA GAAAAGACTCTCGTCTCCTTGTCTTCAGATTGAGTGCTGTCCAAAAAGATAtagaaacaaagcagatgaTAAGAAGCAAATATgactgcagagaaaataaattggagAGAACAAAAG gctGCCATTTGCATGCCATTAATACTCGCCATGGCAGTGAACTGAGGATTGTTGTGGCTATTCGGAACAAACTACTTCTCATCACAAAGAAATACAATCCATACAACAGTTTAACCAGTAGCTCTCTGCTGTCATTACCTGAATCTCCAGTAGACGAGTTCCAGTACATCTGG GAAATATGCCTTTCTGACCCTCCAGTGGTTATGACACTGGTGGATGGACCGACTGGAGACAGTGACGATATGATCTGTGTGGCGTATCGGCATCAGTTTGATTTAGTTAATGAAAGTATTGGGGAGTCCTATAGACTGCATCATGTTGAAGCAAACAAA GTAAATTTTGTTGCAGCTATTGATGtatatgaagatggtgaagctGGCCTACTGTTATGTTATAACT ATGTTTGCCAATATAGAAAGGTGGATCCTTTTAATGGAGGTTCTCCACTCATCCAGTCATCGGCTTTCTAACTTTCTAACTTTTAAACTAACTTTCAATTTAGCTGGAATCAAGTTCCTTATGCTGTTG TCTGCGCTTTCCCTTCTATCCTTGCCTTCACTACTGATTCCATTGAGATCCAATTAGTGGTGAGTGGAAACTTAGTCCACACAGCATTTGTGCCTGAGCTTCAGCTTGTAGCATCAAGA tcagatatttatttgaaaGCTACTGCTGCAGTAAGGGGATCATCTCATAGCAGTTCTAAGGAAATGAGTTCAAGTTCTCCTCAAGCACCGACGGCTTATGAAATACCAGAATGTCCTCTTTCTTCTTGA